GAGCAGCTAGCTAAGGAGCTTAAAAATTATGAGTTTGCTTATTTTATAAGACTTGACTCAGATGACATGTATCACAAAACTTATGTTCAGCAGATGTTTGATTATAACCCGCAAAAAACTACTGTAGCATTAATTAATAGAAATGGTTTTATCTACGACTCTATTAACAAACAGGTTGCAAAGTGCTACTGTAAGGCTGTAACCTTTTATACTTTTATATACAAGGTAAAGGATTATCTTCAGGGTAATGTATTTAATGCTGACAGCACGGATGTAGACAATGAGCAGTATATAGCACTAAGGGTACCTCATGAGTTTATTACAAAACGCAACTATTTGTGGCATACCCATTCTGCAAATACTGTTACCAAGTTTGAAAACTGGTTTACCTTTACCACGGAAAGGACAGATAATCCTTATATAGTAAACGAAATATTAAAAGATTTTATAGGTATTCCTGAAAAATAAGAAAGTGTGCATTGCGCACACTTCTTTTTTAGTCTAATAGCAGTACGTACTCTCTTGAGCAGCGTCATCTGGATTAATTATTTTTACATATAGATAAGATATCGGTATAGGAATTGGCTCACCGATCTCATCAATATAAACGTCTATCCAAAGGTGGTTGCTTTCCAGCCTTAAGATTCTAGCAGTAGTTCCTTTAGGTATTAATATCCCCCCTATTGCATAAAAGTCGTAAATTATTTCACAATCCATATTTCTTCTCTCCCCTATAAAAATTTGCTTGTCCCTTATATTGCCATAGTATGCACCTTTAATTTAAACGTTCATAGCCTCACCAAAATTACTGATGCACATATACTGGTATGGAAAGAGGACAA
The genomic region above belongs to Clostridium swellfunianum and contains:
- a CDS encoding glycosyltransferase; this translates as MKSKKIIINSTLNVNPRLKEDTQRLTKEWIDKRIDIFYDYTLKSLKAQTNQNFTCYLRYDDTTEAFVLDALDKHEKLPDNVKFIQTTKYDEQLAKELKNYEFAYFIRLDSDDMYHKTYVQQMFDYNPQKTTVALINRNGFIYDSINKQVAKCYCKAVTFYTFIYKVKDYLQGNVFNADSTDVDNEQYIALRVPHEFITKRNYLWHTHSANTVTKFENWFTFTTERTDNPYIVNEILKDFIGIPEK